The genomic DNA tgaagagaaaattgcttTTGAGAAGGTGAATCAATCCTTCGTCCACGATGGTGAACGTTATCAAGTGGCCGTTCCATGGAAGTCGGACTGCCCCACCCTACCGAACAACTTCGAAATGGCTTGCAGTCGATTAAAAAATACAGAGAAGCGTCTGTTAAGGCAGCCTATAGTGGGACAAGAGTACAACCAAATTATCGCGTCGTATTTAGACAAGGGTTATATTCACAAGATTAACGAGACAGACAAAGAACCACCTATTGTCTGGTATCTTCCCCATTTCCCAGTTTGTCGTTCCGAAAGATCGACAACCAAGACGAGAATTGTATTTGATGCCAGTGCCAAGTTTCAGGGAACGTCTTTGAACGAGGCACTTTATGCAGGACCTAAGCTCCAAAACGGTCTATTTGACGTGCTCCTGCGATTCCGTCGTTTTCCCGTTGCTGTTGCCTGTGATGTAAGTGAGATGTACTTACAGATTCGTATCCCGATAGAAGATCGTCCAAAGTTCAGATTTCTTTGGAGGAATTTAGAAGTTGATCGAAAGCCTGATATCTACGAATTTGAACGAGTGGTATTCGATGACGCTTCAGCCCCTTTTCGCGCACAGTACGTGTCCCAGGAAAATGCAAGAATTTACCAGAAAGAGTTTCCTCATGCATCCACTACAGTCTGCAAATCTACCTATATGGATGACTCACTAGATTCCGTGAGGGACAACCAGATGGCTATTCAGCTATTTGAAGAACTCCAAGCTCTATGGGCAAAGGCCGGAATGAAAGCCAGGAAATGGCTCAGTAATTCACCGGAAGTGCTAACAATGATCCCTCAAGAGCTACGAGCCTATGAGATCAACCTTAAGGATAGCTTACCTGCTGCAAAGACCCTTGGCGTTTTATGGCGAGCCCAGCAAGACGTTTTGACTTTTCAAGCTAAGAAGCTGCCTGAAGAAGACAAACTTACCAAGCGGATTATTCTCAGCAAAGTAGCGGGAGTTTTTGATCCTCTAGGTCTTGCGGGTCCTTTTGTCGTATGTGCAAAAATCCTCTTACAGGAAATGTGGACCAAGGGCCTCAACTGGGACGAGCCTATTGATCACGAACTTTCAAGTCGAGCCAAAAACTGGTTCTCTGAATTGGAGGCTTTGCAGGAAAtgtctgttgaaagcgtgcttgagtttcaacaaaatgagcgccAAAATTGGCAAacatttgtgacgctgatgaataataaagcaaaacgatggaattacctggtgataaataacctaatCTAGAAGAGTAAACTttggactttgcagaaacaatggtcaacctcaagagataggcgattgtgatctttgtgttgaataggcaattttcacgatggcgtcatttgactacaactaccggTCCACTACCGGTTCTGTGGTCCAAGACAAAAACGTGTACAATTAGatctacatattacgcaaagacaaaccttgaatctcctggaaaacaaaacgcatctCAATTGTCAACAGGACGCTCCGTGAGGgaacactgggttgcctgtggtacgtgccgcgttccaggcaattttttcaagttggggggtccttaagaccatttaaggggtcacacAGAAGTCATactagcagaggccctttggctcacaggtcctcacacgttggtacgacgaaacagatccttttctgaggttaaaaacctggctaccggcctattaattaatcaatgaatgaaggggtagtttctaaagaaactgtggtgctgcgttggtggggaagtagtatacaaaagtttggttttatcaacggagttgataatgtaaattggccaccgtacagagattctaaaagctgacgtttcgagcgttagcccttcgtcagagcaaaaaaaaacacatggctatctgcggcctttccctacatctaggtacgacggaaagccgcaagaatctggaacaaaaattcatctttcaaatccgcacccttaatcctcacggtattaacgaacgctttacatttaactaatttattcctatttttcacgttgctaTGTTAcaaccaatagcgtagctcctactctactataaaacctacacgtaacccataatccctcgattcgctctgacgaagggctaacgctcgaaacgtcagcttttagaatctctgtacggtggccaatttacattatcaactctgttgataaaactaaatttttgtatattaattaatcatttgtcacaaagataaaaaaattcctgtcatctttagaaaaattagacacgcattgcttacgtgtggtagtgaaaaaaaaacagcgatttattccataatgtcaactgagctgcgtgttgtcttccaggagattcaagttgtctttgcgtaatatgtagttctaacagtgcacgatattgttttggtattgtctatcattgtagtgcgcATGCCATGGTAGAAGTGTTATGTAAATATGTAAATAGCCCCTCTGAGAaaacatgtggttactagcaaagtactgaacccagaaagattgaagaaaataaaagggaagcgagaaacattggtttctgggctgacatgttgatcattttcaagttccctcacaacttcttttcatcacaagtttaagcgtgccctctaagcatctgacagcttCGTAATACTAAACTTTACTGAAGTTAAActctgtccggcggggttagtatctctattaacgctaacaaatgcgaactcagcaaggtacagattttgtttgcttcctttatgcaaaacaaatattgatgcaaaagtaaataaatattgatacacagttttcagaaagagaagaaggaagtttccaggacggtcgatcgagaataaaatattttccgacatgaaaagaacattaattttgaaccgtgaatatagaatataaaaagttacgatcagagacaaacattttgggataATTTGTGAtaagttcaattttgttattctacatttggctgcacaaataaatcgcaaaatcgaaagtgacatcgccggaattcagttaccgcggcatgtttactcgccaaacagtgaagcatctgtgtcaaatcatggcaagataccgggtttttgtaagtttctttttctgtcaagtgttataaagtttgacaataaatgagctaatttaaaacaaagatcacaatcgcccaactcttgaggttgaccattgtttctgcaaagtcaaaaatttactctccaagacgaggttatttatcaccaggtaattcatcattttggaaatagcagctaatttcttattcatcggcgtcacaattttttgctgattttggggctcattttgttgaaactcaagcacgcttccaacagacctgtttattttcgtgaacccttcctgttCCCTTCCTGCTTACAAAAAATCCTTTCGTATCACATTTCAAGCCAGGAATtcattacacaacatgatattaaaattcacaaaggcagaaaatatcacgaAATCCTTGTCGAGCGAAAAATATATTGAaccaaacaacatatttgcttttGGAAGCAAAAAAACCCTtgctatttcaattgcgtgagTGCAAACagacacaatccgtgtcacaacgcatatgcaattaaataaatttctgacagttcacacatcgaacccttttcgaaagaaccttgaccgtaaataatgaagcacaaaagagacaacaagctttcattcaaataatacttcattgtcacatttccattttttttcctttgcagagttgagtacaaaataccggtaagatgcgacttgagtaaccACTGTGATgaattcaaggcgttcgattccttcaaagtttgttaaatccatcaaaaaattgccatttgatttcagtgttttacaTAATACTAAGCTAGTAAAATATAAGAAagaaagctcacttgatatccaaaaaatgaaattctgGTCGAAGatcattactcgtcgctttaaagattccagatatttgttTCAGCGCCTTTCCTCTTCATGGATTGCACTTGAAATATTTCAAGTGCAATCCATTTGACAAGCGTGCGATATAACTAAATATAAGCACTAATCAAAGATTATGAATTTAATAAGTTAAACAGATATATTCTGCAATTATCCTAATGATTCACTCAAACAGGTCTTTAAGTTTAAAAATGGGGATGTCATAAGTTCTAAAAAGTCAAAGGCAAACCTTATTTTCCTTATAACTTAGGTAGTTTGCTGCCACAAATAGCATGTGATAATTTTGAGTGATACAAGTTATCACTTTCGACAATTTCTTTGCCAGTTTCAGAGTTTTCTTAGTCAGTTGGTAGTTTATTTCACACATCTTTCCGTTAATAAAATTTTACACCACGCATTTCCCTGTTAGAAGTCATTTTTGAACGGCTTAGTTAAAAAACATAGTTTTCATACCAAGGCTAGACAGATGTCATCAAGATATACTCAGCCAATAACAGCACTGCTGCGGCGTATGTATTCAGCATTTAGACTGAATAAAGCGCAAAACGACTGGGATATTTGATTGCTGGAAAGAAACTTTGGACGTGTATGCTGAATAATAGATTATCGATTAAAACGGCAAGAGGATTATATTTTGCAAATCCGAAAAAAGTCCTCACGCTGACAGAGAAGATATGCAAGTCCTACATTTCAGTAGCAATCGGATCAAGGCGTGCCATAATCATTCGGTTGATTGGTGAGAAACGTTTCGTACAGTCGCATCTGAAATGAAGCTTGAAGCATCGATACTTTTGGTTTTCCAGCTTCATGTTTTCGTTATAAGAGCTCAATTTATGCAGATTTCCAGACCAAGTAGTGGCGTGGACACTTTTAACCTGCCACCTTGGATGTGTAGTGATACTCGGTTTAGTTGTAGTTCATTCAATGCGGTGGGGCAGAACCGTAGCTGTTCTTGTCAGTGTTCCATACCAAGAGCAACTTTCTCATTTTTTAACAACCGATGGGTGTGCACGAGGAACAGACAAACTCGAGATCACCTTCAACAAGGTAAGTTATTTGGTCACGTTTCCTCCCATGCAATCATTTCAGGTTTCAGTCCCAGAAATTTGAGCCCCACAAATTTCGGCTACAGGGTCGGCCTTGGCGGACAAAATAACAAATCACAATTTTACAATGTAACTTCTTGCCTTTTCTTCTGGGGTTGAAACAGCAGAcattcaaaagaaaaacgttgaCTTAAAACTTTTCCACCAAGGCGTTAAACACGATTTCGAATTGGCTGCTTCAGCCAGAGTTAACAGACTCAGCCAAGGAGAACCTTTATTAAATTTACCCTGGTGAAAAACCTCtgaggatctttgaagatcttcaaggatccgtGGTAGATCGATGAGAATCTTCAAAGGATCCTCTTGTAAAGGTCGTCAAAGGATccttgaagaaacagaaattgatcgcaataatttatttcttctaAGGATCTTTAAAAGGCTCTTAAGGTGATATTATATAAACGGTTATAACTATTTGAATTGGCATCATGAAGCTCTCGGAAGGGTACTAAAACAGAAATGAAACCCAGCAAAGAATTCTTTTACCATTAGTTTGTCACTTTGTTGTCATTTGTGAACGAAATACTCTGAATGGAATATCAAAAATTACCTCATTGTGGTATGTAAAGTAAAAGCGGGGACTGGGTTAATTACAGGTTTAAAGGTAGTCTAATGACTGAAATTGTTTAGACAGTCACAATCTTTAAGATGTTGAtaagaatatttgaagatctTCAAGAATCTTGGCTATGATCTATCTTCAGTTGCCAAGGTTTTCGTGGACTCAAGCTAAAATCCAGAAGTTTttttaaggatcttcaaagcTCCTTAAAAGATTTTCACCACGGTATACTCCACAAGTCGAACAGTTAACGATTGCAAAGGGTAATtccttttgcaattttttttttgtgttgagCATTCCGTAAGTCTAGTTTGTTAGAAGGGATCAGAGTTTTTTCAAACCCATAGTTTCCTCTAGAAGAGGATAATTGGATAAAAACACCAGCAATCTTGGAAATAATGTTGAATAATAATGTGGTCAATTTACTGAAACCGGCATCACCGACAACGTTTAAGGAAACTGAGGTCAAGTTCTCCACCCCGAAAGTGTAACTATCGCGTTAAACAACTTGACGACCTTTCGTGCAGGAATTCTCTATTTCCTTATTTGCGTAAGAGAGACTTAAACGCTCTGGCTGGCCAATACATTGTTTTggcaacaaagacaaaaacacttACCTTACTTTCTCTTATAAACTCAAAACGTGGACGATCAATGTGTTTAAGAAACTCTGGGTGTCGACATTTTTTAATCGTAGTATGATCAgtaattattttttcattaaataaattataaacCGAGTTGATtaagtttaaaattaatttatgcCCGGAAGTTGTTACATCCATTTCTCTCAATGCATTCAGTTACATTCACCCACTTTCACGCTTGATTAAAAAATCAACTTGTATCTGTATTTTCTGAAAACTTCTAAAGTTTGATTGCCCGAGCCGGAGTATTGCTCAGTTCTGAATTCAAACTTTTTAGGTGAAAACGTAATGAAAATTGAATTGTTCAAAATGTCCTATAATTTCTTAGCTTCGTTACGAAATTATGCAGATCACAAATTACGGAATGTCAGTTCCCCGAAAACAACTTCTTCATTACCAATATTTTTAATCGCCTTATGATACGAGGTTTcctttggaaaacaaaagacaaCTGACCCTTCCTGGCGGCTTGCGATGTGTCAGcaacaaaactgaaatgaaaCATTGGGTAGCAGCTATCTTGAACTAAATTCAACACAAATCGATGAGAATGGATATTTGTCACCCCGCGGCCATGCTGTTCAAAGAAAATAGAGTTTGTACCCCAAGCCTCTAGTTGATGTGTTTGGAAGCGAGTTCAGGGGGCGCCAAAAGATAGTTTTCAGTCCCTTGGGACTCAAAATGGTCGCCATGTGAAAAAAGGACCATTGCCAGAAACAAATGTTGAGCGTGGTGACAAAGCTAGGATTTGCACTCAATGTCGCAAAACACTACTTCATTGTTTTTGAAGACTTTGACATCACAGTCACACAATTTGTGTATGTAAGATATCACACATATGAACAGTTAATTCGCACGAAAAAAGTAGCAAGGGTTTCTCTGCAACTGTGTTTGATGCGCGGAGACTTGGAGAAGGTGAATCCCGCTCTGATCCAATGTTTCGGCTTTTCTCAGATTCATACACCCGTAactataaataattaaaaacagAGCAAAGAGAAAGGTGGGGTAGGGATAAACGGCGTACTGCATGCCAGCCTTCAATGATACCAACTTCAACACAGACAGAACGAATACAATTATCAAGTAAAATAACTTTTTCTACCCCTTATCCTTTAAACGATTTATAATTCTTGTTAAAACAAGTTCTCGCTTCGGTAGCAGCCCACTGAAGTAGAAGTAgaagtggtagtggtagtggtaggaATATTACCCAAACTATATAGGAAACAGTCGGCTCTGGGCAACTCGTAACAAGCGTAAAATATGAGGAGGGTATTTTTCAAGCAGCACCAAAACGCACTAACCGCGAAAaaaagcaaacgtttattgcacattCTAAagaaggactgaacatgttgtttccgcttcataatttcttTCCAGTCtgatctgatgccaggtcaaaaaaattttggtttgacgtttgcaccaaaaagtaatgtaaaagccgggagttaacagtaaaagacaagtcaaaagacagatgaagaaaaaaataacatagaatttatatataactctgatCGAATTCTcgtcgaaagattaatgacaatcgatcataaaaacagcaacattcttgcagtctctgacttctatgaatcaaggggaaggtcatgatgttctgtaaaaaggaagaaattgatcacgagctaggcaaccataaaggtgcatgtGATCGTTTTGAATCAACTGAATCATCTACGgaaaagaatgttaatcgttcttCGTTTTCAGTGTaccatgaaattttcgcgacacttTAATTTTGcgaatttcgcgatttttttttaaatcgcgaaattaaagtgacgCGAACAATAAGTGTCGCGAACATAACATGACGCAAAAATTACGTGAATAATAGCTAATAATGAAGAAAGGACGAGTTTATTACTATTAAAAAGATGACCAAATTATGTTTTTATCTATTCTGAGGCAACTGTAACGTCTTCATACCAAGACAATTACAATCGAGGATAAAGGCGAGATCATTCGAGTCTTAATGTATTCTtcatttcttggtttttacTTCAATGATTCATGATTTTTAAAAGCGATTTTGCACATTCCCTGGATCGGAAGCAATTAATTCATGCATGTACGACAATGGAGACAGAGATctgagaccctgggaacgagattgtgcATGTATTTTGTTGAGCTTTCCTCAGTGTCGTTGTTAGTCATGATTCCCgagtttttaaaacaaagattAGTGATTCTTAAAAGATTTTTAACTATGATTCGTGATTCATGAAATTCCATCCATAttctgactggattgccatatggcaacccagtaattataaCGTAACAGGCCGATCAGGTATGTTGGGATAGGGTATACGTCCGATGATGGCTGACCAGCTTACTCGATCGGGTAAATATGGCAGCGAGATTGTATCTGTATCTGGAATAGTTTGCCCTAGAAAAGCCTTAAGGTACATAGCATCTACTTCTGTCAATAGCTGATCAACTGTGTGGGCCGTCCATTGTGAAGCATCACACGAGTTAGCACATAACAGAGCTGAAAGACTCATAAAACTGAGCACATAGTCTTCCTCTAGATGCGTCGCTAAAACGACGGTCACTGTGATAAATACTTCCATTAGGGAATTTAAGTAATATCATTaattaaaagagcataaataatcgtgctgcacgtgtagcacggattttagcaagcaCGTTTGCAGTCCTCTGcatattcaggggcacccaacgaccaatttgttgtaaaatgtattattataccccagttaatgaaaataaatgttattaaggcatttccagatgtttttcagtgttgctgggaaaacattatctgttcctttttcccagcaagacacacaagaaatttcccagccaggtagataaaattggttggtttcccagccagctgatcaaatctatttcccagccaggaattccgcgcgctttcaaatctctcgatccaaaacgaccgaacaaaagcgacaaaaccgggacaaaacaggtttttttcccttgtttgtgactactctctgggagagggaagggttttttttttttttttagtcgtcctcagtcttcagagagtttctacagccagctcgggttgaaatgctagaaaaagtcagtaattcccaggcaaaacctctatcaataacaaaattaccCAGCAAGttaatcgaaacacctgtatttttgccagccagcaagattcctctggggaacagataatgtgaggaacagattcgttgggtgcccctgcataTTAAACGactacgtgaaatcaccaaatttgaggttttccgacaacgtaagcatgcaacagggaatctttcattctctattttaactttaaaaccgctcgtaccaatttatttttaggatacttcgcccacattgtaggacgtgaacgagactgaaaaatcgcgaaagacttatgatagagccaagttatattttgaggtgacgtattcgtcgaccgtcgccgccgtagatcttaaattccctattaacGATTATCGTACGGCTGACATTGTATAATTGTATAAACTTACCTTTATATTCTTCTCGAAATCCTATTAAAATCCTAAAGCATGTGACAAATCCAACAAAGAATATGGCAATCCTAAAGCATGTGGACGATCACAATCACGCTTTACGCATGGTGATAGGTCCATAGCCGCTGACCGATGTACTACGTATTCAGAAAAGGAAATATCGCTAGCCTGGAAAAATCGAGTATGGAAAGCGCTATATATACGTGCGCAGTCCTATTCGGCCGAAAGGAACACAACTAACCGTCCAGATTAGTGTTGATACTCGCTCGCCGTATtatcatc from Montipora foliosa isolate CH-2021 chromosome 7, ASM3666993v2, whole genome shotgun sequence includes the following:
- the LOC138010053 gene encoding uncharacterized protein, translating into MVSRYFRWASESHRLESLQTLRYWMVEESEYQIKATESIEGLGAKGRQREDDRRKNRSFSTLRVREHPQFQRRCDFSITKESTAFGVDGCKRSHHKLLHLSEEVTNRVASVGDANISNVSSPSKRVIACENTAGNTEQGSEERSQITTLTSAQYKEVVSLRTVPVWLKSKGKKIKVNAVLDDASTVSYVTEEVAGALGLSATYEKVSVNVLNENVETFDSMPVSFTLESCDGNVKIPFQALTCPRRVTGTYKIVDWQRYQSSWPHLSVCKFPDPAADPIVDLLIGQDQIDLHFSKCDVKGDPGEPVARLGPLGWSCIGHPDRRTTAKGIQTNLAYTLFFRPRVFDEINDSLKRFWEIETLGIQKSKPNIMKVEEKIAFEKVNQSFVHDGERYQVAVPWKSDCPTLPNNFEMACSRLKNTEKRLLRQPIVGQEYNQIIASYLDKGYIHKINETDKEPPIVWYLPHFPVCRSERSTTKTRIVFDASAKFQGTSLNEALYAGPKLQNGLFDVLLRFRRFPVAVACDVSEMYLQIRIPIEDRPKFRFLWRNLEVDRKPDIYEFERVVFDDASAPFRAQYVSQENARIYQKEFPHASTTVCKSTYMDDSLDSVRDNQMAIQLFEELQALWAKAGMKARKWLSNSPEVLTMIPQELRAYEINLKDSLPAAKTLGVLWRAQQDVLTFQAKKLPEEDKLTKRIILSKVAGVFDPLGLAGPFVVCAKILLQEMWTKGLNWDEPIDHELSSRAKNWFSELEALQEMSVESVLEFQQNERQNWQTFVTLMNNKAKRWNYLVINNLI